The Syngnathus typhle isolate RoL2023-S1 ecotype Sweden linkage group LG11, RoL_Styp_1.0, whole genome shotgun sequence genome contains a region encoding:
- the srsf3b gene encoding serine/arginine-rich splicing factor 3b, whose product MHRECPLDCKVYVGNLGNNGNKTELERSFSYYGPLRSVWVARNPPGFAFVEFEDPRDATDAVRELDGRTLCGCRVRVELSNGEKRSRSRGAPPSWSRRPRDRDDYRRRSPPARRRSPRRRSFSRSRSRSFSRDRRRERSLSRDRNHKPSRSFSRSRSRSRSNDRK is encoded by the exons ATGCACCGTGAATGTCCACTTGACTGCAAAGTCTACGTTGGAAATCTGGGCAACAATGGAAACAAGACAGAGTTAGAAAGGTCGTTCAGTTACTATGGGCCTCTCCGCAGCGTGTGGGTGGCGAGAAACCCCCCAGGCTTTGCCTTTGTCGAATTTGAAGACCCCAGAGATGCTACTGATGCGGTGCGAGAGCTTGACGGAAG AACATTGTGTGGTTGCCGTGTGCGAGTAGAGCTGTCCAACGGGGAGAAACGCAGTCGCTCCCGCGGCGCCCCGCCATCGTGGAGCAGACGTCCCCGAGACCGAGATGATTACAGGCGGCGTAGTCCACCGGCAAGGCGGAG ATCTCCACGCAGGAGGAGCTTCAGTCGCAGCCGCAGCAG GTCTTTCTCAAGAGACAGGAGGAGGGAGCGGTCCCTCTCTCGGGACAGGAACCACAAACCTTCAAGGTCCTTCTCTCGGTCAAGGAG TCGCTCCAGATCTAATGACAGAAAGTAG